Below is a window of Vibrio sp. SS-MA-C1-2 DNA.
GCGAAATCTTAAAATTTTAATGGCAACAGACTCTCCGACCCAAACTCTCTCTGTCGACGTCATGGATGAGTATGGTGAAATATTAACAAGAGAAATTGCCTGCGAACGTCCCTTAACCGTTTATTTAAATTGGGTCGAGGTTGTTACATTAATGACGTTGGGGTCTCGTCCAGCCACTTTAGTATTAGGTTATTTAAAAAACCAACATTTTATTAAAGATATTGATGCAATCGAATCAATCATTATTGATTGGGATAGCTCTTCAGCTGCGGTCATTACTAGTGAAAAGACTCAAGATGTAGAAAAAAAGTTAGAAAAGAAAACCGTCACCTCTGGTTGTGGTCAAGGCACCATGTATGGAAATGTGATGAAGCAACTTGAAGGTTATAAAGTTCCTCAAGTTAAAATATTACAATCTAAACTTTACGAACTATTAGAAGCATTAACGCATCATAATGATACTTATAAAGCAGCAGGAGCTGTGCATGGTTGTGCAGTCTGTAGAGACACATCTATCGTCTCTTTTGTTGAAGATGTTGGTCGCCATAATGCAGTTGATACTTTAGCTGGAGAAATGTGGCTCAATGGTGAAGAAGGGGCAGATAAAATCTTTTATACCACCGGTCGTTTG
It encodes the following:
- a CDS encoding formate dehydrogenase accessory sulfurtransferase FdhD produces the protein MTKRNLKILMATDSPTQTLSVDVMDEYGEILTREIACERPLTVYLNWVEVVTLMTLGSRPATLVLGYLKNQHFIKDIDAIESIIIDWDSSSAAVITSEKTQDVEKKLEKKTVTSGCGQGTMYGNVMKQLEGYKVPQVKILQSKLYELLEALTHHNDTYKAAGAVHGCAVCRDTSIVSFVEDVGRHNAVDTLAGEMWLNGEEGADKIFYTTGRLTSEMVIKVAQMGIPVLLSRSGVTQMGLDLAQQFGITIIARAKGHRFQVFTGHENMNFDVKGNTEK